From Eubalaena glacialis isolate mEubGla1 chromosome 5, mEubGla1.1.hap2.+ XY, whole genome shotgun sequence, one genomic window encodes:
- the ABHD18 gene encoding protein ABHD18 isoform X4: MGGALVLESAALLHWLEREGYGPLGMTGISMGGHMASLAVSNWPKPMPLIPCLSWSTASGVFTTGVLSKSINWRELEKQYYTQTVYEEEIIHMLEYCGTDSFKMGQEFLKHFPSSADKLTNLNLVSRTLNLDMVDEVVSQKAAECHKSSKTSISATSEGLLLQDTSRMGCFNQTLSTNKSSYTRCNPQSYHLLSKEQRRNTLQKESLIFMKGVMDECTHVANFSVPVDPSLIIVVQAKEDAYIPRTGVRSLQEIWPGCEIRYLEGGHISAYLFKQGLFRRAIYDAFERFLRKYAN; encoded by the exons ATGGGAGGAGCTCTTGTTTTAGAATCTGCAGCTCTCTTGCACTGGCTAGAGAGGGAGGGTTATGGACCTCTAGGAATGACCGGAATATCCATGGGAGGACAC ATGGCTTCCTTAGCAGTATCCAACTGGCCTAAGCCCATGCCATTGATTCCATGTCTGTCTTGGTCCACAGCATCTGGGGTCTTCACTACG GGCGTGCTAAGTAAATCGATTAATTGGAGGGAGCTAGAAAAGCAGTATTATACACAGACAGTTTATGAAGAAGAAATTATTCACATGCTTGAATATTGTGGA ACAGATTCTTTCAAAATGGGACAAGAGTTCCTGAAACACTTCCCTAGCAGTGCAGACAAGCTAACTAACCTTAACCTGGTTTCTAGAACTTTAAATTTAGATATGGTGGACGAAGTTGTGTCCCAAAAAGCTGCTGAGTGCCATAAATCTAGTAAAACATCTATCAGTGCCACATCAGAAGGACTCTTGTTGCAAGATACCTCTAGGATGGGGTGCTTCAATCAAACACTCTCAACCAACAAAAGTAGTTATACGCGTTGTAATCCTCAGTCATACCACCTACTCAgtaaagaacaaagaagaaacactCTTCAGAAAGAATCTTTAATATTTATGAAAGGAGTTATGGATGAATGTACTCATGTAGCAAATTTCTCAg TTCCAGTTGACCCAAGCCTCATCATAGTGGTTCAAGCCAAAGAAGATGCCTATATTCCACGAACAGGAGTTCGAAGTCTACAAGAAATTTGGCCTGGTTGTGAAATCCGATATCTAGAAGGGGGTCATATTAGTGCTTATCTTTTTAAACAAGGACTCTTCAG gCGCGCCATCTATGATGCATTTGAACGCTTCCTCCGTAAATACGCTAACTAA